The Diadema setosum chromosome 1, eeDiaSeto1, whole genome shotgun sequence genome has a window encoding:
- the LOC140245459 gene encoding filamin-A-like, which yields MAEPADHYFLPDDPTACDAEWKRIQQNTFTRWSNEHLKTVQNIDDLGIIYNLETDLCDGLRLLALLEVLSKKEVSRFNKSPTFRPQKLENLAIALKFIEDQEIRLVNIDASDILKGNLKLILGLIWTLILKYQISLPMMDDSGKDKGITPKIALLNWVKSKIPISKPLQNFNKDWNDGLALGALVDAVAPGLCPDWMKWDPDNKLQNAAEAMKLAEIWLGVPQVITPEEITNPNVDELSVMTYVSYFPEAVLKPGVPCQKPVDTGNAQPDNE from the exons ATGGCAGAACCAGCCGATCACTACTTTCTTCCTGATGATCCTACCGCTTGTGACGCCGAGTGGAAGAGAATCCAACAAAATACCTTCACGCGATGGAGCAACGAGCATTTAAAAACTGTCCAGAATATCGACGATCTGGGGATAATTTACAATCTCGAGACAGATCTTTGCGACGGGCTCCGGCTTCTTGCTTTGCTGGAGGTGCTTTCCAAGAAGGAGGTCAGTCGGTTTAACAAGTCACCGACGTTCCGTCCGCAGAAGTTAGAAAACCTGGCGATCGCCCTCAAGTTTATAGAAGACCAAGAAATCAGACTAGTCAACATAG ACGCTTCAGATATCCTCAAAGGCAACCTGAAGCTGATACTGGGATTGATATGGACCCTCATCCTGAAGTACCAGATTTCCCTTCCGATGATGGACGATAGTGGAAAGGACAAAGGTATTACACCCAAGATTGCGTTACTCAACTGGGTTAAGAGTAAGATACCCATCAGTAAACCCCTCCAGAACTTTAACAAAGACTGGAACGACGGACTGGCCCTTGGAGCCCTGGTGGATGCTGTAGCACCCG GTCTCTGCCCGGACTGGATGAAGTGGGACCCAGACAATAAACTCCAAAATGCCGCTGAGGCAATGAAACTGGCCGAGATCTGGTTAGGTGTTCCGCAG GTAATTACACCTGAAGAAATAACAAACCCAAACGTGGATGAGCTGAGTGTGATGACCTACGTGTCATATTTTCCAGAAGCTGTTCTCAAGCCAGGTGTTCCCTGCCAGAAACCAGTCGACACTGG GAATGCACAGCCTGACAACGAATGA